Proteins encoded in a region of the Anguilla anguilla isolate fAngAng1 chromosome 10, fAngAng1.pri, whole genome shotgun sequence genome:
- the mier3b gene encoding mesoderm induction early response protein 3 isoform X1 codes for MAEASFGSSSPVGSLSSEDHDFDPSAEMLVHEYDDEQTLEDEEIQDGEKNFGAEIADLEKEGNMPLEELLAIYRYEASVSTAAASSMDESSGELPDELPDMTLDKEEIAKDLLSGDYEEEAQSSADDLTPSVTSHEATDFFPRTLRSNTIYDGDKESEGEEDGVNPEDSRKEIMVGSEYQAEVPTRLCHYRDNEKVYEDEDQLLWKPGVLAESKVRDFLWEATLRPEGKTTGAAAGVHVRDNEQALYELMKCNYNTHDALRSNAKSSKEEGLPWTEDECRNFEHALQIYDKNFHLIQKHKVRTRSVAECVAFYYMWKKSERFDYFVQQTRFGKKKYSCYPGVTDLMDRLVDEAEGLAVDEAGSVCPGGVGGRMEPNADQQLSLLNSITASDLTALSGSVATVCSPGDAFGFAPLESLHHQGALGRDEALGFAPNGDANCLNMLDAGFYHADPRGGKARDRPPPRRLKLGLSEPFANDVSVTDLGVDYQPRGHPHRLAGTKMAVSVTDFGGEANGFRSLHQQHAALQAE; via the exons ATGGCGGAG gCTTCCTTTGGAAGTTCGAGTCCAG TCGGCTCTTTGTCTTCGGAAGATCACGACTTCGATCCTTCGGCCGAGATGCTGGTGCATGAATACGACGACGAACAGACTCTGGAGGACGAAGAGATTCAGGACGGAGAGAAGAACTTTGGCGCAGAAATCGCCGATTTGGAGAAG GAAGGTAACATGCCATTGGAGGAGCTGCTGGCGATTTACCGCTACGAGGCGTCTGTCAGCACGGCGGCCGCGTCCAGCATGGACGAGTCGTCAGGGGAGCTGCCCGACGAGCTGCCCGACATGACCTTAGAcaag GAGGAAATCGCGAAAGACTTGCTTTCGGGGGACTACGAGGAAGAGGCGCAGTCTTCGGCAGATGACCTCACCCCCTCGGTGACATCACACGAGGCCACCGACTTCTTCCCTCGAACCCTCAGAT CCAACACAATTTATGACGGAGACAAGGAGTCTGAGGGGGAAGAGGACGGGGTTAACCCGGAAGATTCCAGAAAG gagatAATGGTGGGGTCTGAGTACCAAGCTGAAGTCCCAACTCGCCTGTGCCACTACCGCGACAACGAAAAGG TGTATGAGGATGAAGACCAGCTGCTGTGGAAGCCCGGCGTTTTGGCGGAGAGCAAAGTGCGGGACTTCCTGTGGGAGGCCACGCTACGGCCTGAGGGGAAGACCACTGGTGCTGCAGCGGGGGTACACGTACGAGACAACGAGCAG GCGCTGTACGAACTCATGAAGTGTAACTACAATACCCACGATGCACTCCGCAGCAACGCGAAGTCTTCGAAGG AAGAGGGGCTTCCGTGGACGGAGGACGAATGCCGAAACTTTGAGCACGCGCTTCAGATCTACGACAAGAACTTCCAcctcatacagaaacacaag GTTCGAACCCGGTCCGTGGCCGAGTGCGTGGCCTTCTACTACATGTGGAAGAAGTCGGAGCGCTTCGACTACTTCGTGCAGCAGACCCGTTTCGGGAAGAAGAAGTACAGCTGTTACCCGGGAGTGAC GGATTTGATGGACAGGCTGGTGGACGAAGCAGAGGGTCTGGCTGTGGATGAGGCGGGGTCAGTGTGCCCGGGCGGGGTCGGAGGTCGGATGGAACCCAACGCTGACCAGCAGCTCAGCTTACTGAACTCCATCACCGCCAGCGACCTCACTG ctctgagtggcAGTGTGGCCACCGTGTGTAGTCCCGGGGACGCGTTCGGGTTCGCGCCGCTAGAGAGCTtacaccaccagggggcgctggggCGGGACGAGGCTCTGGGCTTCGCGCCCAACGGCGACGCCAACTGCCTGAACATGCTGGACGCCGGCTTCTACCACGCGGACCCGCGGGGGGGCAAGGCCCGCGaccggccccccccccggcggctGAAGCTGGGCCTGTCCGAGCCCTTCGCCAACGACGTGTCGGTCACGGACCTGGGCGTGGACTACCAGCCCCGCGGCCACCCCCACCGCCTCGCCGGCACCAAAATGGCGGTCTCCGTCACGGACTTCGGCGGCGAGGCCAACGGTTTCCGCTCGTTACACCAGCAGCACGCCGCCCTACAGGCCGAGTGA
- the cenph gene encoding centromere protein H, translating into MDVYGELEDVALALEKVALMGCHAPEVPNGKKENSNTDILRIKEQMSNQCFEMMVKIRASKSKIHGESSDAEKDESEYENEIEEAKISHCNKTLALHRMQVWKAVSDKLKQSDTEADAMRATTKYTQDLCSKIMKLQQESRELQDQIIGLQKQKLELKRLTHEKMREMEELKRVREHPEEGKYSKVLQKAQSVLEKYQKMTTVTQNVLRGVILASRIHWRDDPKLRDIALGLESMPDSD; encoded by the exons ATGGATGTCTATGGGGAGCTTGAGGACGTGGCCTTGGCGCTGGAGAAGGTGGCGTTGATGGGTTGCCATGCGCCCGAAGTTCCgaatggaaagaaagagaattCGAACACAGACATACTAAG GATAAAGGAACAGATGTCTAATCAGTGCTTTGAAATGATGGTAAAAATCAGAGCGA GTAAAAGTAAAATCCATGGAGAAAGTTCAGATGCAGAAAAAGATga GTCTGAATATGAAAATGAGATTGAGGAGGCTAAAATCAGTCACTGCAACAAGACACTGGCCTtgcacag AATGCAGGTCTGGAAGGCTGTCTCTGATAAACTGAAGCAGAGTGATACAGAGGCTGA TGCAATGAGGGCAACAACCAAATACACGCAGGACCTGTGCTCAAAAATAATGAAGCTTCAGCAG GAATCACGTGAACTTCAGGACCAGATCATTGGGCTGCAGAAACAGAAGCTTG AACTGAAGAGGCTCACTCACGAGAAGAtgagggagatggaggagctgaagagggTGAGGGAGCATCCGGAGGAGGGGAAGTACAGCAAGGTCCTGCAGAAAGCCCAGTCCGTCCTGGAGAAGTACCAGAAAATGACCACGGTCACACAGAACGTACTGCGG ggAGTGATCCTGGCCAGCAGGATCCACTGGAGAGATGACCCCAAACTCCGAGACATCGCCCTTGGGCTGGAGAGCATGCCGGATTCCGATTGA
- the mrps36 gene encoding 28S ribosomal protein S36, mitochondrial, with the protein MGSKVSGKMAAAGRVVQVVRPHAPLIKFPNRKDIPRPNVQEALKMVAAACLPETPPVAQTSAPLPPPSTAGRPMVTLSRLPGNPDTVTTVTDFPQRYRRRLLTIEEMEFIQRGGPE; encoded by the exons ATGGGGAGTAAAGTCAGTGGCAAGATGGCCGCCGCCGGTAGGGTCGTTCAG GTCGTACGGCCTCACGCACCATTAATAAAATTCCCAAATCGAAAGGATATACCAAGGCCAAATG tccaAGAGGCACTGAAAATGGTGGCTGCCGCCTGCCTGCCAGAAACGCCACCCGTGGCGCAGACCTCAGCACCGTTGCCCCCGCCCTCTACGGCGGGGAGGCCCATGGTGACACTCAGCCGGCTGCCTGGCAACCCGGACACGGTTACCACGGTGACGGACTTTCCCCAGAGATACCGCAGGAGGCTTCTGACCATAGAGGAGATGGAGTTCATACAG CGTGGTGGACCTGAATGA
- the ccl27a gene encoding C-C motif chemokine 27a, producing the protein MALSIQALLLALSLLLWVFTLTCEGAMPKCCLYTDRSITPRLLRRAEKIEVQSSGGFCDINALIIHVKGKKFCAHLPKKEILTKILKRRSGKKRMKSRLGI; encoded by the exons ATGGCACTCAGCATCCAAGCATTGCTCCTGGCCTTGTCCCTGCTCCTCTGGGTCTTCACACTCACCTGTGAAG GAGCCATGCCAAAATGCTGCCTCTACACGGATAGATCCATCACGCCAAGGTTACTGCGGAGAGCGGAGAAGATCGAGGTTCAGAGCAGTGGCGGGTTTTGCGACATCAACGCTCTAAT AATACACGTGAAAGGAAAGAAGTTCTGTGCGCACCTGCCAAAGAAGGAAATCCTGACGAAAATTCTGAAACGCAGGAGTGGCAAAAAGAGGATGAAGTCTCGTTTGGGCatttaa
- the LOC118206759 gene encoding YLP motif-containing protein 1-like isoform X2, whose product MLRKSKKKVAFLEKPHVSPPPNQTPHPARAPERTARPNLPPKLTLSSSWPPAPPPGGRQLLEVNPPVIDSSCLAPGADPWERRFPWQPRNGAEGKSAAASTTTIAMATNAANTSGPTRPGPRLSHANADPSAVSPGPGPAQVRDLILLHREDSKKAKQEAEELRRKVLYLTGQYEDRVRDMEELLEAVQSEREEAERERQEVEQQNSELRSFNAELRSLIVRLQTCTALPPPRRAQSRAPPPAVAPPHPRSLWLRDRLATQGLVLDQLP is encoded by the exons ATGCTGAGGAAGTCAAAGAAGAAGGTTGCTTTCCTGGAAAAGCCACACGTTT CGCCGCCCCCAAATCAGACACCTCACCCTGCCCGGGCACCGGAACGGACCGCTCGCCCCAACCTGCCCCCGAAGCTGACCCTCAGCTCCTCCTGGCCcccagcgccccctcctggaggcAGACAG CTGCTGGAGGTGAATCCGCCGGTCATCGACTCGTCGTGCCTGGCGCCGGGTGCGGATCCATGGGAACGGCGTTTCCCGTGGCAACCCCGGAACGGAGCTGAGGGAAAGAGCGCTGCTGCATCTACAACAACGATCGCCATGGCAACGAACGCAGCAAACACAAGTGGACCGACCCGGCCTGGCCCGCGCCTCTCGCACGCGAACGCCGACCCCTCTGCCGTCTCTCCAGGGCCGGGACCGGCCCAGGTGAGGGACCTCATCCTGCTCCACCGGGAGGACTCCAAAAAGGCCAAGCAGGAAGCTGAGGAACTGCGCAGGAAGGTCCTGTACCTGACAGGGCAGTACGAGgacag GGTGAGGGACATGGAGGAGCTTCTGGAGGCTGTCCAATCGGAGCGTgaggaggcggagagggagaggcaggaagtGGAGCAGCAGAACTCAGAGCTGCGCAGCTTCAACGCAGAGCTGCGTAGCCTCATCGTCCGCCTGCAGACATGCACAGCTCTGCCCCCCCCAAGGAGGGCCCAgtccagggccccgccccctgccgtcgcccccccacacccccgctcACTCTGGCTCCGGGACAGACTCGCTACCCAAGGACTGGTCCTGGATCAGTTACCTTAG
- the LOC118206757 gene encoding uncharacterized protein LOC118206757 produces the protein MSSNAGDLCNATAQRKPEALRELKQRRRRSREGAKENLYGTPQRTLSLTPRMRPVTPLISRTQANLMTSSSESSQRLSEKAVSPNLANLRMTPGPSLQERQRQLQEKHQRAKESLDSLAVGGGVSMWPEMDRMRLTGQEGVTLGLGCVTVSFGVFLIFKYLHGSLLLSVHRYTVAVNGFTAAHPVHHGPQSALNHTLLVWHTHFLHLQDSIKKQFETQLLQTHGTYQLYLLLYIGAIGTLLYYLADNVIQKSRLTPRRIKMWVLLLVATATWTLLMLRLLVWYQRLENAVEEAVRGFQDELAHLATLDLDLRMYHNIATYWQARCLPPLSRGTLTIFGVLPVRDLFFYLQYYSVPVLTALCTPVLQLLLALKEIYVDPPTRERPLLQN, from the exons ATGTCCTCCAACGCGGGGGACCTCTGTAACGCTACCGCGCAAAGGAAGCCGGAGGCTTTACGCGAACTAAAACAGCGTCGGCGTCGGAGCAGAGAAGGCGCGAAGGAGAACCTCTACGGGACCCCGCAAAGGACTTTAAGTCTCACCCCTCGAATGCGTCCCGTTACACCCCTGATCTCGAGGACCCAGGCAAATCTAATGAC gtCAAGCTCAGAGTCGAGTCAAAGGTTATCCGAAAAGGCTGTCAGTCCCAACCTTGCCAATCTGAGAATGACTCCAG gccCCAGtttgcaggagagacagaggcagctgcaggagaaacaccaGCGAGCTAAAGAGAGCCTGGACAGCCTGGCGGTGGGAGGCGGG GTTAGCATGTGGCCGGAGATGGACCGCATGCGGCTGACCGGTCAGGAGGGCGTCACGTTGGGGCTGGGGTGCGTGACCGTGTCCTTCGGCGTCTTCCTCATCTTCAAATATTTACATG GGTCTCTGCTGCTCAGTGTGCATAGGTACACGGTGGCGGTAAATGGCTTTACTGCGGCACATCCGGTCCACCACGGACCCCAGAGTGCGCTGAACCACACCCTGCTTGTGTGGCACACCCACTTCCTCCATCTGCAG GACAGCATAAAGAAGCAGTTTGAGACTCAGCTGCTGCAGACACACGGCACTTATCAGCTCTACCTGCTGCTCTACATCGGTGCGATAGGCACTCTGCTCTACTACCTGGCCGATAACGTCATCCAGAAGAGCCGCCTCACCCCCAGAAGGATTAAGATGTG ggTTCTGCTGCTGGTTGCCACGGCGACCTGGACCCTGCTGATGCTGCGGTTGCTCGTGTGGTACCAGCGCCTGGAGAACGCCGTCGAGGAGGCGGTCCGCGGGTTTCAGGATGAGCTG GCTCATCTTGCGACTTTGGACCTGGACCTGAGAATGTACCACAACATCGCCACCTACTGGCAAGCGAGGTGCCTGCCGCCACTGAGCAGGGGTACACTGACCATTTTTGGGGTGCTCCCAGTGCGGGACTTGTTCTTCTACCTGCAGTACTACAGTGTGCCTGTCCTCACGGCCCTGTGTACCCCTGTGCTACAGCTGCTGCTTGCTCTGAAGGAGATCTATGTGGACCCCCCTACCAGGGAGAGACCACTCCTCCAGAACTGA
- the mier3b gene encoding mesoderm induction early response protein 3 isoform X2: MLVHEYDDEQTLEDEEIQDGEKNFGAEIADLEKEGNMPLEELLAIYRYEASVSTAAASSMDESSGELPDELPDMTLDKEEIAKDLLSGDYEEEAQSSADDLTPSVTSHEATDFFPRTLRSNTIYDGDKESEGEEDGVNPEDSRKEIMVGSEYQAEVPTRLCHYRDNEKVYEDEDQLLWKPGVLAESKVRDFLWEATLRPEGKTTGAAAGVHVRDNEQALYELMKCNYNTHDALRSNAKSSKEEGLPWTEDECRNFEHALQIYDKNFHLIQKHKVRTRSVAECVAFYYMWKKSERFDYFVQQTRFGKKKYSCYPGVTDLMDRLVDEAEGLAVDEAGSVCPGGVGGRMEPNADQQLSLLNSITASDLTALSGSVATVCSPGDAFGFAPLESLHHQGALGRDEALGFAPNGDANCLNMLDAGFYHADPRGGKARDRPPPRRLKLGLSEPFANDVSVTDLGVDYQPRGHPHRLAGTKMAVSVTDFGGEANGFRSLHQQHAALQAE, translated from the exons ATGCTGGTGCATGAATACGACGACGAACAGACTCTGGAGGACGAAGAGATTCAGGACGGAGAGAAGAACTTTGGCGCAGAAATCGCCGATTTGGAGAAG GAAGGTAACATGCCATTGGAGGAGCTGCTGGCGATTTACCGCTACGAGGCGTCTGTCAGCACGGCGGCCGCGTCCAGCATGGACGAGTCGTCAGGGGAGCTGCCCGACGAGCTGCCCGACATGACCTTAGAcaag GAGGAAATCGCGAAAGACTTGCTTTCGGGGGACTACGAGGAAGAGGCGCAGTCTTCGGCAGATGACCTCACCCCCTCGGTGACATCACACGAGGCCACCGACTTCTTCCCTCGAACCCTCAGAT CCAACACAATTTATGACGGAGACAAGGAGTCTGAGGGGGAAGAGGACGGGGTTAACCCGGAAGATTCCAGAAAG gagatAATGGTGGGGTCTGAGTACCAAGCTGAAGTCCCAACTCGCCTGTGCCACTACCGCGACAACGAAAAGG TGTATGAGGATGAAGACCAGCTGCTGTGGAAGCCCGGCGTTTTGGCGGAGAGCAAAGTGCGGGACTTCCTGTGGGAGGCCACGCTACGGCCTGAGGGGAAGACCACTGGTGCTGCAGCGGGGGTACACGTACGAGACAACGAGCAG GCGCTGTACGAACTCATGAAGTGTAACTACAATACCCACGATGCACTCCGCAGCAACGCGAAGTCTTCGAAGG AAGAGGGGCTTCCGTGGACGGAGGACGAATGCCGAAACTTTGAGCACGCGCTTCAGATCTACGACAAGAACTTCCAcctcatacagaaacacaag GTTCGAACCCGGTCCGTGGCCGAGTGCGTGGCCTTCTACTACATGTGGAAGAAGTCGGAGCGCTTCGACTACTTCGTGCAGCAGACCCGTTTCGGGAAGAAGAAGTACAGCTGTTACCCGGGAGTGAC GGATTTGATGGACAGGCTGGTGGACGAAGCAGAGGGTCTGGCTGTGGATGAGGCGGGGTCAGTGTGCCCGGGCGGGGTCGGAGGTCGGATGGAACCCAACGCTGACCAGCAGCTCAGCTTACTGAACTCCATCACCGCCAGCGACCTCACTG ctctgagtggcAGTGTGGCCACCGTGTGTAGTCCCGGGGACGCGTTCGGGTTCGCGCCGCTAGAGAGCTtacaccaccagggggcgctggggCGGGACGAGGCTCTGGGCTTCGCGCCCAACGGCGACGCCAACTGCCTGAACATGCTGGACGCCGGCTTCTACCACGCGGACCCGCGGGGGGGCAAGGCCCGCGaccggccccccccccggcggctGAAGCTGGGCCTGTCCGAGCCCTTCGCCAACGACGTGTCGGTCACGGACCTGGGCGTGGACTACCAGCCCCGCGGCCACCCCCACCGCCTCGCCGGCACCAAAATGGCGGTCTCCGTCACGGACTTCGGCGGCGAGGCCAACGGTTTCCGCTCGTTACACCAGCAGCACGCCGCCCTACAGGCCGAGTGA
- the LOC118206759 gene encoding YLP motif-containing protein 1-like isoform X1, which translates to MLRKSKKKVAFLEKPHVSGKRRSYLGGLRLPPLPPMLAPPPNQTPHPARAPERTARPNLPPKLTLSSSWPPAPPPGGRQLLEVNPPVIDSSCLAPGADPWERRFPWQPRNGAEGKSAAASTTTIAMATNAANTSGPTRPGPRLSHANADPSAVSPGPGPAQVRDLILLHREDSKKAKQEAEELRRKVLYLTGQYEDRVRDMEELLEAVQSEREEAERERQEVEQQNSELRSFNAELRSLIVRLQTCTALPPPRRAQSRAPPPAVAPPHPRSLWLRDRLATQGLVLDQLP; encoded by the exons ATGCTGAGGAAGTCAAAGAAGAAGGTTGCTTTCCTGGAAAAGCCACACGTTT CAGGAAAGAGGAGGAGCTATTTGGGAGGTCTACGTctcccgcccctgccccccatgCTAGCGCCGCCCCCAAATCAGACACCTCACCCTGCCCGGGCACCGGAACGGACCGCTCGCCCCAACCTGCCCCCGAAGCTGACCCTCAGCTCCTCCTGGCCcccagcgccccctcctggaggcAGACAG CTGCTGGAGGTGAATCCGCCGGTCATCGACTCGTCGTGCCTGGCGCCGGGTGCGGATCCATGGGAACGGCGTTTCCCGTGGCAACCCCGGAACGGAGCTGAGGGAAAGAGCGCTGCTGCATCTACAACAACGATCGCCATGGCAACGAACGCAGCAAACACAAGTGGACCGACCCGGCCTGGCCCGCGCCTCTCGCACGCGAACGCCGACCCCTCTGCCGTCTCTCCAGGGCCGGGACCGGCCCAGGTGAGGGACCTCATCCTGCTCCACCGGGAGGACTCCAAAAAGGCCAAGCAGGAAGCTGAGGAACTGCGCAGGAAGGTCCTGTACCTGACAGGGCAGTACGAGgacag GGTGAGGGACATGGAGGAGCTTCTGGAGGCTGTCCAATCGGAGCGTgaggaggcggagagggagaggcaggaagtGGAGCAGCAGAACTCAGAGCTGCGCAGCTTCAACGCAGAGCTGCGTAGCCTCATCGTCCGCCTGCAGACATGCACAGCTCTGCCCCCCCCAAGGAGGGCCCAgtccagggccccgccccctgccgtcgcccccccacacccccgctcACTCTGGCTCCGGGACAGACTCGCTACCCAAGGACTGGTCCTGGATCAGTTACCTTAG
- the LOC118206758 gene encoding pyridoxal phosphate phosphatase-like, with product MAGAVRSHGCLRLLGTHLKDLLYTKHCVLFDCDGVIWNGEKAVVGAPEVVSLLKKRGKSVFFVTNNCTRPRDGYLQKFSRLGFSDVVQSDILSSAYCSAVYLRDVAKVQGKVYVIGGDGVYTELHEAGVPAVGREPEIPGATIYDCPLDSDVKAVLVGYDDKLNFLKLAKACCYLRDPDCLFLATDRDPWHPLPRGRVSPGSGSLAAALETAAGRKATVVGKPGRFMFDCIAGRFGVDPARTVMVGDRLETDILFGRTCGVDTVLTLTGVSTLEQAQGYRDSPASEEAACVPDYVVDTVADFLPALDEER from the exons ATGGCAGGCGCTGTTAGAAGCCATGGTTGCCTGAGGCTCCTTGGAACCCATTTAAAAGATCTCCTTTATACGAAACACTGCGTGCTTTTCGATTGCGATGGGGTGATTTGGAATGGCGAAAAGGCGGTAGTGGGCGCGCCGGAGGTGGTGAGTTTGTTGAAGAAGCGAGGCAAAAGCGTTTTCTTCGTTACCAACAATTGCACCCGACCGAGGGACGGCTATTTGCAGAAGTTTTCCCGACTGGGTTTCAGTGACGTCGTCCAAAGCGACATCCTGAGCTCGGCTTACTGTTCGGCGGTTTACCTGCGAGACGTGGCCAAGGTTCAAGGGAAGGTTTATGTCATCGGCGGCGACGGAGTGTATACGGAGCTGCACGAAGCTGGCGTGCCTGCTGTGGGGAGAGAACCCGAAATTCCCGGCGCGACCATATACGACTGCCCCTTAGATTCGGACGTCAAGGCGGTCCTGGTCGGATATGACGACAAACTGAATTTTCTTAAACTGGCGAAAGCCTGCTGCTACCTGCGCGATCCCGACTGCCTGTTTCTGGCTACTGACCGAGACCCTTGGCACCCGCTTCCACGCGGCAGAGTGTCACCAG GTTCCGGAAGCCTGGCGGCCGCCCTGGAGACGGCGGCGGGGCGCAAGGCCACGGTCGTCGGCAAGCCCGGTCGCTTCATGTTCGACTGCATCGCCGGCCGGTTCGGGGTGGACCCCGCCCGCACCGTCATGGTGGGCGACCGCCTGGAGACGGACATCCTGTTCGGGCGGACGTGCGGGGTCGACACGGTGCTCACGCTGACGGGCGTGTCGACGCTGGAGCAGGCGCAGGGGTACAGGGACAGCCCGGCGTCCGAGGAGGCGGCCTGCGTGCCCGACTACGTGGTGGACACCGTCGCCGACTTCCTGCCGGCTCTGGACGAGGAACGGTGA